A single region of the Chryseobacterium culicis genome encodes:
- a CDS encoding SRPBCC family protein: MSSTIYVEAQMLIRKPVEDVFEAFINPEVTTNFWFTKSTGKLEEGKTVTWEWEMYGVQSVVKVHQIIPNQLIRTEWGEPSTNVDYEFKAMEKGTLVVIKSYGFSQTGEDLLKVINDNTGGFTTVLDGCKAYLEHGINLRLIEDKFPSK; encoded by the coding sequence ATGAGTTCTACGATCTATGTTGAAGCTCAAATGCTTATCAGAAAGCCGGTTGAAGATGTTTTTGAAGCATTCATCAATCCGGAAGTGACTACCAATTTCTGGTTTACAAAATCTACCGGAAAGTTGGAAGAAGGTAAGACCGTTACCTGGGAATGGGAAATGTACGGAGTACAATCTGTAGTGAAAGTTCATCAGATCATTCCCAACCAGCTGATCAGAACAGAGTGGGGAGAACCTTCAACAAACGTAGACTATGAATTCAAAGCCATGGAAAAAGGTACTCTTGTTGTGATTAAAAGCTACGGATTCAGCCAGACAGGCGAAGATCTGTTAAAAGTAATTAATGACAATACAGGAGGTTTTACGACAGTTTTAGACGGTTGTAAAGCTTATCTGGAACATGGAATTAATCTTAGGCTTATCGAAGATAAATTCCCATCGAAATAA
- a CDS encoding 1,4-dihydroxy-2-naphthoyl-CoA synthase has product MIEWKTAKEYEDITYKKSNGVARIAFNRPEVRNAFRPKTTSELYDAFYDASEDPSIGVVLLSGEGPSSKDGGWAFCSGGDQKARGDQGYVGEDGRHRLNILEVQRLIRFMPKVVIAVVPGWAVGGGHSLHVVCDLTLASEEHAIFKQTDADVTSFDGGYGSAYLAKMVGQKKAREIFFLGRNYSAQEAFEMGMVNKVVPHAELEDTAYEWAQEILAKSPMSIRMLKFAMNLTDDGMVGQQVFAGEATRLAYMTEEAKEGRNAFLEKRKPNFGEDQWIS; this is encoded by the coding sequence ATGATCGAGTGGAAAACCGCCAAGGAATACGAAGATATTACCTATAAAAAATCTAACGGAGTAGCAAGAATTGCTTTCAACAGACCGGAAGTACGTAATGCGTTCAGACCAAAGACAACTTCAGAATTATACGATGCTTTTTATGACGCTTCTGAAGACCCTTCAATAGGTGTTGTTTTACTTTCAGGAGAAGGACCAAGTTCTAAAGACGGAGGTTGGGCTTTCTGTAGTGGAGGAGACCAAAAAGCAAGAGGAGATCAGGGGTATGTAGGAGAAGACGGAAGACACCGTTTAAATATTCTTGAAGTTCAGCGTTTGATCCGTTTCATGCCGAAAGTGGTGATCGCAGTGGTTCCGGGATGGGCAGTTGGTGGAGGACACTCACTTCATGTAGTATGTGATCTTACTTTAGCAAGTGAAGAACATGCTATTTTTAAACAAACTGATGCTGACGTTACAAGTTTCGATGGGGGTTATGGCTCTGCTTACCTTGCGAAAATGGTAGGACAGAAAAAAGCCCGTGAAATCTTCTTTTTAGGAAGAAATTATTCCGCTCAGGAAGCTTTTGAAATGGGAATGGTAAACAAAGTTGTTCCCCATGCAGAATTAGAAGACACAGCCTACGAATGGGCTCAGGAAATATTAGCTAAATCTCCAATGTCTATCAGAATGCTGAAATTCGCCATGAACCTTACAGATGACGGCATGGTAGGACAGCAGGTATTTGCAGGAGAAGCAACTCGTTTAGCTTACATGACTGAAGAAGCTAAAGAAGGAAGAAATGCTTTCCTTGAAAAAAGAAAACCCAACTTCGGAGAAGATCAATGGATATCTTAA
- a CDS encoding phospho-sugar mutase produces the protein MNTLEKAKLWLSDTFDKETRDAVQALIDSNSPDLEDSFYRELEFGTGGMRGIMGVGTNRLNKYTLGQATQGLANYMLQQFKGEEIKVAIAYDVRHNSKEFGKLVADVLTANGIKVLLFKDHRPTPELSFTVRDKKCNGGIVLTASHNPPEYNGYKVYWNDGAQIVPPNDEAIINEVYSVKFEEIKFNGNDDLIEWIGEEQDDVYIDACIENSTYQNVGKENLNIVFTSIHGTTYTTIPKALEKAGFKKIDLVREQMIPSGNFPTVDSPNPEEPAALEMAMDLARITNADIVIGTDPDGDRLGIAVRNLEGEMQLLNGNQTNTILTYYILNEWRKQGRITGKEFIGSTIVTSDIFFDIAQKFGVECKVGLTGFKWIGKMIREAEGTQKFVCGGEESFGFMTGDFVRDKDSCGSILVACEIAAWCKANGKTMYQYMIEIYEDLGMYYEGLINIVRKGKEGAEEIQNMMKNFRENPPKELAGSLVEEVKDFKEQTSLTISTNEKKVMNDIPKSNVLIYYTQDGTKVCVRPSGTEPKIKFYVSVKDSITSEADFRDKLQSLEAKIGAVKSDLNLD, from the coding sequence ATGAATACACTAGAAAAAGCGAAACTTTGGTTAAGTGATACCTTCGATAAAGAAACGAGAGATGCTGTACAGGCATTAATCGACAGCAATTCCCCTGATCTGGAAGATTCTTTCTACAGAGAACTGGAATTCGGAACCGGAGGAATGCGTGGGATAATGGGAGTAGGAACCAACCGCTTGAATAAATACACATTAGGGCAGGCTACTCAGGGACTGGCAAATTATATGTTGCAGCAGTTCAAAGGAGAAGAAATTAAAGTGGCCATCGCTTATGATGTTCGTCATAACTCAAAAGAATTCGGAAAACTGGTAGCAGATGTTTTAACGGCAAACGGAATTAAAGTATTGCTTTTCAAAGATCACAGACCCACTCCGGAATTGTCTTTCACCGTTCGTGATAAAAAATGTAACGGAGGAATTGTACTGACAGCTTCTCACAACCCGCCGGAATACAACGGTTATAAAGTATACTGGAATGACGGAGCACAGATTGTTCCACCGAACGATGAAGCAATTATCAACGAAGTATATTCTGTAAAATTCGAAGAAATTAAATTCAACGGAAATGATGATCTGATCGAGTGGATCGGAGAGGAGCAAGATGATGTATATATCGATGCATGTATTGAAAACTCTACTTATCAGAATGTTGGAAAAGAAAATTTAAATATAGTTTTCACCTCTATCCACGGAACTACCTATACTACGATTCCTAAAGCGTTAGAAAAAGCAGGATTCAAAAAAATAGATCTTGTAAGAGAACAGATGATCCCAAGCGGAAATTTCCCTACCGTAGATTCTCCAAACCCGGAAGAACCTGCTGCATTGGAAATGGCAATGGATCTGGCAAGAATTACCAATGCGGATATCGTTATCGGAACAGATCCGGATGGGGATAGATTAGGTATTGCAGTAAGAAACCTTGAGGGTGAAATGCAATTACTAAACGGTAACCAAACCAATACAATCCTTACTTACTACATCCTGAATGAATGGAGAAAGCAGGGAAGAATTACCGGAAAAGAATTTATTGGTTCTACGATCGTAACTTCAGATATCTTCTTTGATATTGCACAGAAGTTTGGAGTAGAATGCAAAGTAGGTCTTACCGGATTCAAATGGATCGGAAAAATGATCCGTGAAGCAGAAGGAACACAGAAATTTGTATGTGGTGGTGAAGAAAGTTTCGGATTTATGACCGGAGACTTCGTTCGTGACAAAGACTCTTGTGGAAGTATTCTTGTAGCCTGCGAAATTGCTGCATGGTGTAAAGCGAATGGAAAAACAATGTATCAGTACATGATCGAGATTTATGAAGATCTTGGAATGTATTATGAAGGATTGATCAACATTGTAAGAAAAGGGAAAGAAGGTGCTGAAGAGATTCAGAATATGATGAAAAACTTCCGTGAAAACCCTCCCAAAGAACTGGCAGGTTCACTAGTGGAAGAAGTTAAGGACTTTAAAGAGCAGACAAGCCTTACCATTTCTACCAATGAGAAAAAAGTAATGAATGATATTCCAAAGTCTAACGTATTGATCTATTACACACAGGATGGAACAAAAGTATGCGTAAGACCTTCAGGAACAGAACCAAAAATCAAGTTCTATGTTTCAGTGAAAGATTCCATTACTTCAGAAGCAGATTTCAGAGACAAATTACAATCATTGGAAGCTAAAATTGGAGCCGTTAAATCAGATTTGAATCTGGATTAA
- a CDS encoding metal-dependent hydrolase gives MKIQFLGQNCFLFTYKDKTILSDPFYNYKKAESGFEISAQKIDYILLTHAHGDHIADVGEVLQHYPEATIIGVPEVCGYFQQAKNKDDVNLGGSAKIDDLKISMVPAHHTSSFPDGSYGGVPVGYIFRLPEGKNIYLAGDTGVMADMELFPRLYGNIDLSILPIGSHYTMCPRKASFAAAELLKTPKVIGCHFDTFPAIEINHESALQHFADKNVELVLPKLGETFEF, from the coding sequence ATGAAAATACAATTCTTAGGGCAAAATTGTTTCCTGTTTACCTACAAGGACAAAACAATTTTGAGTGACCCTTTTTACAACTACAAAAAAGCAGAATCAGGTTTTGAGATTTCTGCTCAAAAAATCGACTATATCCTGTTGACCCATGCACACGGTGATCACATTGCGGATGTAGGAGAAGTATTGCAGCATTATCCTGAAGCTACCATCATTGGAGTTCCAGAAGTATGCGGTTACTTCCAACAGGCAAAAAATAAAGACGATGTGAACTTAGGAGGGTCGGCAAAAATCGACGATCTGAAAATTTCCATGGTTCCGGCTCACCATACAAGTTCTTTCCCGGATGGAAGCTATGGAGGCGTTCCTGTAGGGTATATCTTCAGACTTCCTGAAGGTAAGAACATCTATTTGGCAGGTGATACAGGAGTAATGGCGGATATGGAGCTGTTTCCAAGATTATACGGAAACATTGATCTTTCTATTCTTCCCATCGGAAGCCATTATACAATGTGCCCTAGAAAAGCTTCTTTTGCAGCAGCAGAGCTATTAAAAACACCGAAAGTAATCGGATGTCACTTTGATACTTTCCCTGCCATTGAAATCAATCATGAAAGTGCATTGCAACATTTTGCAGATAAAAATGTAGAACTTGTTTTACCAAAACTAGGTGAGACCTTCGAATTTTAA
- a CDS encoding GIN domain-containing protein — translation MKKVVYTLMLMAVVSCGKVSPKGNIEKKDVDVSEFVNLDLEGKFRVFYAKGPKNFVEIETYPNVASNLDVDVKDKTLFIKEKRGTKGVDFYNVTIYSKYNLEKVAISDSVEVNISSEIKTDNFRLNMKNNASFMGSVNTRRAEVEMHNRSRANFLGLSKEAVIKISDTASLIAPYWKITNLNIDSKNGNYAEVNVKDSLKGHIQNTAKFIYYNDPIRAFKIDKTTKVENKKLE, via the coding sequence ATGAAAAAAGTTGTATACACATTGATGCTGATGGCAGTAGTTTCCTGTGGAAAAGTTTCTCCAAAAGGAAATATTGAAAAGAAAGATGTGGATGTATCGGAATTCGTAAACCTTGATCTGGAAGGGAAATTCCGTGTATTTTATGCCAAAGGCCCGAAAAATTTTGTAGAAATAGAGACCTATCCAAATGTAGCCAGTAATCTGGATGTGGATGTAAAAGATAAAACACTTTTCATCAAAGAAAAAAGAGGAACAAAGGGAGTGGATTTCTATAATGTGACCATTTATTCGAAATATAATCTGGAAAAAGTGGCTATTTCTGATTCTGTTGAAGTGAATATTTCAAGTGAAATCAAAACTGACAATTTCAGACTTAATATGAAAAATAACGCAAGCTTCATGGGATCTGTAAACACCAGAAGAGCAGAGGTGGAAATGCATAACAGAAGCCGTGCTAATTTTCTGGGGTTGTCTAAAGAAGCTGTTATAAAAATCTCAGATACAGCAAGTTTGATTGCTCCTTACTGGAAAATTACCAACCTGAATATCGATTCTAAAAACGGAAATTATGCAGAAGTGAATGTAAAAGATTCGTTGAAAGGACATATTCAGAATACGGCAAAATTTATCTATTATAATGACCCAATCAGAGCGTTTAAAATTGATAAAACGACGAAAGTCGAGAATAAGAAATTAGAGTAA
- a CDS encoding lipocalin family protein yields the protein MFKLKPILFYFLLLFTASCSSNKLSGSWEFIDIYEGEIRNTDTLKTKTNNSRYGTGILTFNQNKTFSSMGNSGTYQIDNNLLKMKYNGDEKVTPMKISKVSKDDLLLFSMAGSPKTWFYKKVKERENKK from the coding sequence ATGTTTAAACTCAAACCTATTCTTTTTTATTTTCTTTTACTTTTTACAGCCTCCTGCTCATCCAATAAACTTTCCGGTTCCTGGGAATTTATTGATATCTATGAGGGAGAAATCCGTAATACCGATACATTGAAAACCAAGACAAACAATTCCAGATACGGAACAGGAATTCTCACATTTAATCAGAATAAAACTTTCAGTTCCATGGGAAATAGCGGGACTTATCAGATAGACAACAATCTGTTGAAAATGAAGTACAATGGTGATGAAAAAGTTACCCCAATGAAAATTTCCAAAGTCAGTAAAGATGATCTGCTTCTATTTTCAATGGCCGGTAGCCCTAAAACATGGTTTTATAAGAAAGTAAAAGAAAGAGAGAATAAGAAATAG
- a CDS encoding pyridoxal phosphate-dependent aminotransferase, with protein sequence MKVSKLAANLIGSEIVKIGNEVNDLKAKGAEIANLTIGDLNSNIYPIPALLKEEIQKAYQNNLTNYPPANGLLSLRKEVSKDLKKRWNLDYSPEDILITAGSRPLIYAVYKTIVDEGDKVVYPTPSWNNNHYAYLTSANAVEVKTKPETNFLPTADDLRPHLDGAVLLALCSPLNPTGTMFTKEQLSEICELVIAENKKRGADEKPLYLMYDQIYSNLTFGAEHVDPVSLFPELKDYTIYIDGISKCLAATGVRVGWGFGPAHILDKMKALLTHVGAWAPKPEQEATAKFYENPENVDVFVDDFKAKLEESLKVLHNGVQDLKAKGLAVDSIEPMGALYLTIKLDYIGKTKPDGAVIENSSDLVFYLINDAGVALVPFSAFGEEKSEPWFRASVGGLAVDEIKVMLPKLESALNNLK encoded by the coding sequence GTGAAAGTTTCAAAATTAGCAGCGAACCTGATCGGTTCTGAAATTGTAAAAATTGGTAACGAAGTAAATGATCTAAAAGCAAAAGGAGCGGAAATTGCCAATCTTACTATTGGTGATCTGAATTCTAATATCTATCCTATTCCGGCATTGCTGAAGGAAGAGATTCAGAAAGCATATCAGAATAACCTGACAAACTATCCGCCTGCAAATGGACTTTTATCTTTAAGAAAAGAAGTTTCCAAAGACCTTAAAAAAAGATGGAATCTTGATTATTCTCCAGAGGATATTTTGATCACAGCAGGATCAAGACCTTTGATCTATGCCGTATACAAAACCATCGTAGACGAAGGAGATAAAGTAGTTTACCCTACACCATCATGGAATAATAACCACTATGCTTACCTTACTTCAGCCAACGCTGTAGAAGTAAAAACAAAACCTGAAACCAATTTCCTTCCTACCGCAGATGATTTAAGACCTCATTTGGATGGAGCAGTATTATTGGCACTTTGTTCACCATTGAATCCTACAGGAACAATGTTTACAAAAGAGCAGCTTTCAGAAATCTGTGAATTGGTAATCGCTGAAAATAAAAAAAGAGGAGCAGACGAAAAACCGTTGTACCTGATGTATGATCAGATCTATTCTAACCTTACTTTCGGTGCTGAGCACGTAGATCCGGTTTCTCTTTTCCCTGAATTGAAAGACTATACAATTTATATCGATGGTATTTCAAAATGCCTTGCTGCAACAGGAGTACGTGTTGGATGGGGATTCGGTCCGGCTCATATTCTTGATAAAATGAAGGCGCTTCTTACCCACGTTGGAGCATGGGCACCAAAACCAGAGCAGGAAGCAACTGCTAAATTCTATGAAAATCCAGAGAATGTAGATGTTTTCGTTGATGATTTTAAAGCTAAACTTGAAGAGAGCTTAAAAGTTCTTCACAACGGAGTTCAGGATTTAAAAGCAAAAGGGCTTGCTGTAGACAGTATTGAACCAATGGGAGCACTTTATCTTACCATTAAATTAGACTATATCGGAAAAACAAAACCAGACGGTGCTGTTATTGAGAACTCTTCAGACCTTGTATTCTACCTGATTAATGACGCAGGAGTGGCCCTAGTACCATTCTCAGCCTTCGGAGAAGAAAAATCAGAACCTTGGTTCCGTGCTTCTGTAGGAGGGTTAGCAGTAGATGAAATCAAAGTAATGCTTCCAAAACTGGAAAGTGCTTTGAATAATTTAAAGTAA
- a CDS encoding four helix bundle protein: MSFKFEKLIIWQKSMDFGELIFKLSQKFPKDEMFNLTSQIRRASDSIALNISEGSILQSKLEFKKFLGYSIRSLAETVTCLYKAKNREYITEEEFSKLYNESYNLMNQIVAFRNQIKE, translated from the coding sequence ATGAGCTTTAAATTTGAAAAGTTAATAATTTGGCAAAAATCTATGGATTTCGGAGAGCTTATTTTTAAATTATCTCAAAAATTTCCAAAGGATGAAATGTTTAATTTAACTTCACAAATAAGAAGAGCATCCGATTCGATTGCATTAAATATTTCTGAGGGAAGTATTTTGCAGTCAAAATTAGAGTTTAAAAAGTTTTTAGGATATTCAATTCGGTCTTTGGCAGAAACAGTCACCTGTTTATATAAAGCAAAAAATAGAGAATATATTACAGAAGAAGAATTTAGTAAACTATATAATGAAAGCTATAATTTGATGAACCAGATTGTTGCTTTTAGAAATCAGATAAAAGAATAG
- a CDS encoding phosphatase PAP2 family protein, whose product MKKLKFLFLPVSILVCSQEVDTVKVKELPKELGLPKVQTYTLKDGSVRTYPKPKLLDFVTKLPRNFIDTNKDFVAKDHAYYLGGAVAATVILLPFDQKLIDNSRELAEKWGMDKDNNYNKVGGVFKIPKDVGSALYLIGNGSTLVLLGIGFGTYGLIKNDYRAQATASGLMESLILSGVFTQTLKRITGRESPFIAEEYGHKGGAWNPFPSFSAFSKNTSNYDAMPSGHLTTFMAGITVIADNYPDAKWIKPVGYTLAGALCFQMMQSKVHWASDYPLALLMGYFIGKTISKSRYTSSEGTIGKTKYNLNFIASRQWEYNMVGVKLSF is encoded by the coding sequence ATGAAAAAATTAAAATTTCTATTCTTACCCGTTTCAATACTGGTATGCTCACAAGAGGTTGATACCGTAAAGGTAAAAGAACTTCCAAAGGAGCTCGGATTGCCAAAAGTACAAACTTACACCCTAAAAGACGGATCTGTCAGAACCTATCCCAAACCTAAATTATTAGATTTTGTAACCAAATTACCCAGAAACTTTATCGATACCAATAAAGATTTTGTTGCTAAAGATCATGCTTATTATCTGGGAGGAGCAGTAGCAGCTACGGTGATTCTCCTGCCGTTTGATCAGAAACTGATTGATAATTCAAGAGAGCTGGCAGAAAAATGGGGAATGGATAAAGATAACAACTATAACAAAGTGGGTGGAGTATTTAAAATTCCAAAAGATGTCGGATCTGCCCTCTACCTGATAGGAAATGGTTCTACATTAGTTTTGTTAGGTATTGGTTTCGGAACCTATGGATTGATTAAAAATGATTATAGAGCACAGGCTACCGCCAGCGGTTTGATGGAAAGTTTAATTCTTTCCGGAGTATTCACCCAGACCCTTAAAAGAATCACAGGAAGAGAAAGTCCATTTATTGCCGAAGAATACGGACATAAAGGAGGAGCATGGAATCCGTTTCCAAGCTTTTCGGCATTCAGCAAAAATACCTCGAATTATGATGCAATGCCATCCGGTCACCTGACAACCTTTATGGCTGGTATCACCGTGATAGCAGATAATTATCCGGATGCCAAATGGATCAAACCGGTAGGATATACATTAGCCGGAGCACTATGCTTTCAAATGATGCAAAGTAAGGTTCACTGGGCATCAGACTATCCGTTAGCCTTATTAATGGGATATTTTATTGGAAAAACAATCTCAAAAAGCAGATATACTTCTTCAGAAGGAACTATAGGAAAGACGAAATATAATCTCAACTTTATTGCATCCCGACAATGGGAATACAATATGGTAGGAGTAAAACTCTCTTTTTAA
- the menA gene encoding 1,4-dihydroxy-2-naphthoate octaprenyltransferase — protein sequence MTDWIKAARLRTLPLSLSGIIMGAFIAKWRLYGEGGTWDWKILALALLVTLLYQILSNYANDYGDGVKGTDAKRMNEAEARAVASGKITAKQMKNAVILFAALSFIATIALLYVAFIPNYMNEFYIFIGLGVACILAAIGYTVGKKPYGYMGLGDLFVFIFFGLVSVCGSYFLFTKTFSWDILLPGTAVGMMSMAVLNLNNMRDIESDKLSGKNSFALRIGFRNAMIYEMVLLQLPLLLILAFLGINGFMQGQNYYVFIVMILLIPLSKLRRKILSVKEPKELDQYLKQVGIMTFVMAILTAVGLNLFN from the coding sequence ATGACTGATTGGATAAAAGCCGCAAGGCTAAGAACTTTACCGCTTTCCTTAAGCGGAATTATTATGGGAGCTTTCATTGCAAAATGGAGACTTTACGGAGAAGGCGGAACTTGGGATTGGAAGATCCTTGCCCTTGCTCTTTTGGTGACGCTTTTATACCAGATTTTATCAAATTATGCCAATGATTATGGAGATGGGGTAAAAGGAACTGATGCTAAAAGAATGAATGAGGCAGAAGCAAGAGCAGTGGCATCAGGGAAAATTACCGCAAAACAGATGAAAAATGCAGTAATACTTTTCGCTGCATTGTCTTTTATTGCTACCATTGCTTTGTTGTACGTAGCTTTCATTCCAAACTATATGAATGAATTTTATATTTTCATAGGATTAGGAGTGGCATGTATTCTTGCAGCAATTGGATATACAGTAGGTAAAAAACCTTACGGATATATGGGACTGGGAGATCTCTTTGTTTTTATCTTCTTTGGGCTTGTTTCCGTATGTGGAAGTTATTTTCTGTTTACAAAAACTTTCAGCTGGGATATTTTATTACCTGGAACTGCTGTTGGAATGATGAGTATGGCGGTTCTTAACCTGAACAACATGAGAGATATTGAAAGCGATAAACTATCAGGGAAAAACAGCTTTGCATTGAGAATCGGATTCAGAAATGCAATGATCTATGAAATGGTACTGTTACAGCTTCCATTATTGCTTATTCTTGCGTTTTTAGGGATCAATGGATTCATGCAGGGGCAAAATTACTATGTTTTTATTGTAATGATCCTGTTGATCCCATTATCAAAACTAAGAAGAAAGATTTTATCCGTAAAAGAACCGAAAGAATTAGATCAATATTTAAAGCAGGTAGGAATCATGACGTTTGTAATGGCAATTCTTACGGCAGTCGGACTTAATTTATTTAACTAA
- a CDS encoding glycosyltransferase family 2 protein, protein MNLSIVIPLLNEEDSLEELFSRIDKVCTTSSLSYEIWFVDDGSTDLSWSIIENMKVQHPQIHAIKFSRNYGKSQALHAAFERTNGEVVITMDADLQDFPEEIPELYNMVIHDNYDIVSGWKKKRFDNVMTKNIPSKLFNAAARKVSGVYLHDFNCGLKAYKRQVVKSVDVYGDMHRYIPVLAANAGFRRITEKEVQHQARPYGTSKFGTERFVRGFLDLITLWFVSRFGGRPMHFFGAVGTLMFIVGFLSALWLGISKLIDVARGIYGHLITNNPWFFIALTMMILGSLLFVAGFLGEMIIRTNREHKNYNIDEVI, encoded by the coding sequence ATGAATTTATCTATAGTTATTCCGTTACTGAACGAAGAAGACTCTCTGGAAGAGCTTTTTTCAAGAATTGATAAAGTATGCACAACCAGCAGTTTATCTTATGAAATCTGGTTTGTAGACGATGGAAGTACGGATTTGTCGTGGAGCATTATTGAGAATATGAAAGTACAGCATCCTCAGATCCACGCTATTAAATTTTCCAGAAATTATGGAAAATCACAGGCGCTTCATGCTGCTTTTGAAAGAACAAACGGAGAGGTAGTGATTACCATGGATGCCGATTTGCAGGATTTCCCTGAAGAAATTCCGGAACTGTATAATATGGTGATTCATGATAATTATGATATCGTATCCGGTTGGAAAAAGAAGCGTTTTGATAATGTAATGACGAAAAATATTCCGTCAAAACTATTCAATGCAGCAGCGAGAAAAGTTTCAGGAGTTTATCTTCACGATTTCAACTGTGGTTTGAAAGCCTATAAAAGACAGGTGGTAAAATCAGTTGATGTGTATGGAGATATGCACCGTTATATTCCGGTACTGGCTGCCAATGCTGGTTTCAGAAGAATCACGGAAAAAGAAGTGCAGCACCAGGCTAGACCTTACGGAACTTCAAAATTCGGAACCGAAAGATTTGTCAGAGGATTTCTGGATTTAATCACCCTTTGGTTTGTAAGCCGTTTTGGAGGAAGGCCAATGCATTTCTTTGGAGCTGTGGGTACTTTAATGTTTATTGTGGGTTTTCTTTCTGCACTTTGGTTAGGAATTTCTAAACTTATTGATGTTGCAAGAGGAATTTACGGACATTTAATTACCAATAACCCTTGGTTCTTTATTGCTTTAACCATGATGATTTTGGGAAGTCTTCTGTTTGTAGCAGGGTTCCTGGGAGAAATGATTATCAGAACAAACCGCGAGCATAAGAACTATAATATTGACGAAGTGATATAA
- a CDS encoding DUF4199 domain-containing protein, giving the protein MTKSPSTLGIILFIATMIVFFVVYTFFSGINYFDISLKANAFVLPILYAGTAFWSVKSYWNNHRVVKFKDAFKRAFVPMFIGGILSIFSIYAFLTFVDPAAKSLLNYQYVQRQKSELDTEYTSARKIMKHQKDIDELDQKYKERLQSFTPEAVKGKDMLTASHFSGYFAAILIFYVVLSVFFGAFFRTRTIHQPEETNQA; this is encoded by the coding sequence ATGACGAAAAGTCCATCAACACTAGGAATTATACTTTTTATCGCTACAATGATCGTTTTCTTTGTAGTATATACTTTTTTCTCAGGAATCAATTATTTTGATATCTCTTTGAAAGCCAATGCTTTTGTTTTGCCTATTTTATATGCCGGAACAGCTTTCTGGTCTGTAAAATCTTATTGGAACAACCATAGAGTAGTAAAATTCAAAGACGCTTTCAAAAGAGCATTCGTTCCGATGTTTATCGGAGGAATTCTTTCCATCTTCAGTATTTATGCCTTTTTAACCTTTGTAGATCCGGCTGCTAAAAGCCTGTTGAACTACCAATATGTTCAGAGACAAAAATCAGAATTGGATACAGAATATACTTCTGCAAGAAAAATCATGAAGCATCAGAAAGATATTGACGAGCTGGATCAGAAGTACAAAGAAAGATTGCAAAGCTTCACTCCTGAGGCGGTTAAAGGAAAAGATATGCTTACCGCTAGCCATTTTTCAGGATATTTTGCAGCAATTCTTATATTTTACGTAGTTTTGTCGGTGTTTTTCGGAGCGTTTTTCAGAACAAGAACAATACATCAGCCCGAAGAAACAAACCAAGCCTAA